From Gopherus evgoodei ecotype Sinaloan lineage chromosome 15, rGopEvg1_v1.p, whole genome shotgun sequence, one genomic window encodes:
- the LOC115635725 gene encoding myosin-7-like — protein sequence MTCLPMCQQNTSLINTRKKLEADMSQLQSEVDHTIQEARNAEEKAKKEITDVALMVEELKKEQDTSAHLERMKKNLDQTVKDLQLRLNEAEQLALKGGKMQIQELKVRVQELENELDAEQKRGIEAIKGVRKYKRRLKEITYQSEEDKKNIVRLQDLVHKLQLKVKSYKRQAEEAEEQANTHLSWCHKAQHELEEAEE from the exons ATGACCTGTCTTCCAATGTGCCAACAGAACACAAGCCTCATCAATACCAGGAAGAAGCTGGAAGCAGACATGTCTCAGTTGCAGAGTGAAGTTGATCATACCATCCAGGAGGCGAGAAATGCAGAGGAGAAAGCCAAGAAAGAAATTACAGAT GTGGCCCTGATGGTGGAGGAGCtgaagaaggagcaggacaccaGTGCCCACCTGGAGAGGATGAAGAAAAACCTGGATCAGACGGTGAAGGACCTGCAGCTCCGTCTGAATGAggcagagcagctggcattgAAGGGTGGCAAGATGCAAATCCAGGAACTGAAGGTCAGA GTTCAGGAGCTGGAAAATGAGCTTGATGCTGAGCAGAAGCGAGGCATAGAGGCCATTAAAGGAGTACGCAAATACAAAAGAAGGCTCAAGGAAATCACTTACCAG TCTGAAGAAGACAAGAAGAATATTGTCCGGCTCCAGGACTTGGTACACAAACTGCAGCTGAAAGTGAAATCCTACAAGAGACAAGCTGAGGAGGCC GAGGAGCAGGCCAACACCCATCTGTCGTGGTGTCATAAGGCCCAGCACGAGTTGGAGGAGGCTGAAGAATGA